In Alkalihalobacillus sp. FSL W8-0930, a single window of DNA contains:
- a CDS encoding terminase small subunit: MKELNTKQELFIKEYLQCFNATKSAIAAGYSQKTARSQGQRLLTNVDVKKKIDFEMSRLRERMAEDANKAYAMLWEQLRDVEELLHRDQEAAAELDRLNKKMTHLEAAPEEYRNPIQAMKTATAEMQEWFPYRLKQHNWLKAQELRSHLLQDILDRAGYKATDHVEIKGSVTTHNYDFSGLSDEDLEKALKSYEG, translated from the coding sequence ATGAAAGAATTAAATACAAAGCAGGAGTTGTTCATAAAAGAATACCTCCAATGCTTTAATGCGACAAAATCAGCAATAGCAGCTGGGTATAGCCAAAAAACAGCACGATCACAAGGGCAACGACTGTTGACAAATGTTGACGTAAAGAAAAAAATTGACTTCGAGATGTCCCGCCTCCGTGAGCGTATGGCCGAAGATGCAAATAAAGCGTACGCGATGCTTTGGGAGCAACTACGTGATGTAGAGGAGCTCTTGCACCGTGATCAGGAAGCAGCTGCTGAACTAGATCGTTTAAATAAAAAGATGACTCATCTCGAGGCAGCTCCTGAAGAGTATCGAAATCCTATTCAGGCAATGAAAACTGCCACCGCCGAGATGCAGGAATGGTTCCCTTATCGATTGAAGCAGCACAATTGGCTCAAGGCTCAGGAACTTCGTTCCCACTTGCTGCAGGATATCCTTGATCGCGCAGGATATAAAGCGACTGATCACGTTGAGATCAAAGGCAGCGTGACCACACATAATTACGATTTTAGTGGTCTAAGTGATGAGGACCTTGAGAAGGCGTTGAAGAGTTATGAGGGTTAG
- a CDS encoding XkdF-like putative serine protease domain-containing protein — MPRELTNAQITHVSLVNKGANGKKFAIMKSDKQPDFNKEVKIVKSNEEQQLVTGVVYEPDVLDAHEDYMTASEIEKAAHQFLSDYRQIDKQHDFTSNVGEVVESWIAKTEMKLGDEDISAGTWVMTVKVSDADSWESIKKGDVTGFSMAGLAETIEKSDGTTGTSDKSEKSLFKVLKEFFTGELIQKGAVREKYKENQKQRNLWAAWGALELEFDQSRWDNRTPDIADFQRIKDAASEFAELINEIETQEDIQKALADKVQKEENDLKPEDITAAVAKALEPVTARIDEIEKQQEENNPTDPEGGTGDTNEDLSEVVTKAVAKAIEPVSDRITKLEKARGISKQDDSDNNNPKEPVQKSMWDGLF; from the coding sequence ATGCCGAGAGAGTTAACAAATGCTCAGATCACTCATGTGTCTTTGGTAAACAAAGGGGCAAATGGTAAGAAGTTCGCCATTATGAAATCGGACAAGCAACCTGACTTTAATAAAGAAGTCAAAATTGTAAAGTCCAATGAGGAACAACAGCTTGTTACTGGTGTTGTTTATGAACCTGATGTGTTGGACGCTCATGAGGATTACATGACAGCAAGCGAGATTGAAAAAGCAGCTCATCAATTTCTTTCTGATTATCGTCAAATTGATAAGCAGCATGACTTCACTTCAAACGTCGGTGAGGTCGTCGAGTCTTGGATTGCTAAGACTGAAATGAAGCTAGGTGATGAGGACATCTCAGCCGGCACGTGGGTTATGACCGTTAAGGTCTCAGATGCAGACAGCTGGGAATCTATTAAAAAGGGTGACGTAACAGGATTTAGTATGGCTGGTCTTGCTGAAACCATTGAGAAAAGTGATGGTACGACAGGAACATCAGACAAATCCGAGAAGAGTCTGTTTAAAGTTTTGAAAGAATTCTTTACTGGAGAATTGATCCAAAAAGGCGCAGTACGTGAGAAATATAAAGAAAATCAGAAACAACGCAATTTATGGGCTGCGTGGGGTGCTCTTGAGTTAGAATTTGACCAATCGCGCTGGGATAACCGCACTCCGGATATCGCAGACTTTCAAAGAATTAAAGATGCTGCAAGTGAATTTGCAGAGTTAATCAATGAAATTGAGACACAGGAAGATATTCAAAAAGCTTTGGCCGATAAGGTCCAGAAGGAGGAAAACGATTTGAAACCAGAAGATATTACCGCAGCAGTAGCGAAGGCGTTGGAGCCTGTGACTGCTCGTATTGACGAAATAGAGAAGCAACAAGAAGAGAACAATCCAACTGATCCTGAAGGTGGTACAGGCGATACCAACGAGGATTTGAGCGAAGTTGTGACAAAAGCCGTTGCTAAAGCGATCGAGCCTGTATCTGACCGTATCACGAAGCTTGAAAAAGCCCGTGGTATTTCCAAGCAAGATGATTCAGATAACAACAATCCAAAAGAACCAGTTCAAAAATCAATGTGGGATGGCTTGTTCTAA
- the terL gene encoding phage terminase large subunit translates to MRVRALYEEKLRRVLERRVLNSKESFWEYCKTRAPDFYKDERWYLRLYSETLQALYDRKLTKAYFYSLAADIAPKWFMHEFDWGAIPDSDEPFTKLIINMPPRHGKSRTLILFCEWSFGRDRSNKIITASYNEDMATDFSRYTRDGIAEEKNSAAEIVYSDIFPDTKIKRGDSSYRQWSLEGSHFSYKGAGLGGSVTGKGGNILIVDDPVKNAEEAYNERELDKQWRWYTGTFLSRLEEDGGRPIEIVNMTRWAKKDICGRILDGNGRNEWFVLRIEVQSKSGEMLCEDLLSKHRYEYFKKEMDEAVFWANYHQCPLDQKGKLYTSFKTYDRLPAAEDGSSLAEQVFNYTDTADGGDDYLCSIVAQEYQGYAYVVDVLYTQEGMEVTEEETADQLYEHRVNNAYMESNSGGAGFVRSVNRITKERYLISPTIFHSFHQSKNKQARILSNATYVMQRVLFPSDWKNRWPEYYKAMNEYQRHGKNNHDDAPDTTTGIAEVLQRRIKVQDKPKGRPSRPRPSGRRERR, encoded by the coding sequence ATGAGGGTTAGAGCTCTTTATGAGGAAAAGCTTCGGCGTGTACTGGAGCGTCGTGTCCTCAATTCGAAAGAGAGCTTTTGGGAGTATTGCAAGACGAGAGCTCCTGACTTTTATAAGGATGAGCGTTGGTATCTGCGACTTTATTCTGAGACGCTGCAGGCCTTATATGATAGAAAGCTAACTAAGGCTTACTTTTATTCGTTAGCGGCTGATATAGCACCGAAGTGGTTCATGCATGAGTTTGATTGGGGCGCAATTCCCGATAGCGATGAACCCTTTACCAAGTTAATAATCAATATGCCACCGCGTCACGGGAAGTCCCGGACGCTTATTTTGTTTTGTGAGTGGTCGTTCGGTCGAGATCGTTCGAACAAAATTATCACAGCTTCTTACAATGAAGATATGGCAACTGATTTTTCTAGATATACACGTGATGGTATAGCAGAAGAGAAGAATTCTGCAGCTGAAATTGTGTACTCCGATATCTTTCCGGATACCAAGATTAAACGAGGAGATTCATCTTACCGACAGTGGTCCCTTGAAGGCTCGCATTTCTCGTATAAGGGAGCTGGTCTCGGTGGATCGGTGACAGGTAAAGGTGGAAACATCCTTATTGTTGATGATCCAGTTAAGAATGCCGAGGAAGCCTACAACGAGCGTGAATTAGATAAGCAGTGGCGTTGGTATACGGGTACCTTCTTATCTCGTTTAGAGGAAGATGGAGGACGACCAATCGAGATCGTCAATATGACGAGGTGGGCTAAGAAAGACATTTGCGGTCGTATCCTTGATGGTAACGGTCGGAACGAATGGTTTGTGCTGCGTATTGAGGTACAGAGTAAGAGCGGAGAGATGCTTTGTGAAGACCTTCTCTCTAAGCACAGATACGAGTATTTTAAAAAAGAAATGGACGAGGCTGTATTTTGGGCTAACTACCATCAATGTCCGCTTGATCAAAAAGGGAAGCTGTACACCAGCTTTAAAACCTACGATCGACTTCCTGCTGCAGAAGATGGCAGCAGTCTTGCTGAGCAAGTATTTAATTACACCGATACAGCTGATGGCGGGGACGATTATCTGTGCTCAATTGTGGCGCAGGAATACCAAGGTTACGCCTACGTTGTCGATGTCCTATATACACAAGAGGGCATGGAGGTAACAGAGGAAGAGACAGCAGATCAGCTGTATGAACACAGAGTAAATAATGCTTACATGGAATCGAACAGTGGTGGAGCTGGATTTGTTCGTAGTGTGAATCGAATCACTAAAGAGAGGTATTTGATATCTCCAACAATCTTTCACTCATTCCACCAAAGCAAGAACAAACAAGCTCGTATCTTGAGTAACGCAACTTATGTAATGCAACGTGTGCTGTTCCCGTCTGACTGGAAGAACCGTTGGCCGGAGTATTACAAAGCGATGAATGAATATCAACGTCATGGTAAAAACAATCATGATGATGCACCGGATACTACAACAGGCATTGCAGAAGTACTGCAGCGCAGAATCAAGGTTCAGGATAAACCGAAAGGCAGACCTAGCAGACCACGTCCTTCCGGACGTAGAGAGAGGAGGTAA
- a CDS encoding XtrA/YqaO family protein has product MRLKEVEINLQSGKIELNTLELDKPCIIVVSGGRVRMTELPPHGDTTVVTHQGKVKRVRWDEGEEF; this is encoded by the coding sequence ATGCGGTTAAAAGAGGTTGAGATAAATTTACAATCTGGTAAAATAGAATTAAATACTTTAGAACTAGACAAGCCTTGCATTATCGTTGTCTCTGGCGGGAGAGTTCGGATGACTGAGCTCCCCCCTCACGGGGATACAACAGTGGTTACACACCAGGGCAAGGTGAAGCGTGTTAGATGGGATGAGGGTGAGGAGTTTTGA
- a CDS encoding phage minor head protein: protein MANVIRLLKNINSFIRKETEDDQSLGDDLPVFPGKDKVEELVEDFETTVARLLRRQRKRYLDLLSSFVAKDDGETLQAILSYLQSEFFDADLFAAELAEEASRFLQMTIEEFAGVIMDAIDQDIQFEVLSSRSTTWIEEWSEQLGELMQTSSQKSVEKIFVEGIKEGHGIGKIESELAELPDFSRDRARKTAITEVLTASSVAHQESFSQSPAVTGKRWKHSGVKSITPRQNHMALDGTVVGVDEDFEIPDSGEFAQHPRDTRLSAKERISCHCVLGPEVDEDIFGLSKEEKEEIRRQALEELGVS, encoded by the coding sequence ATGGCTAATGTCATAAGGCTTCTAAAAAACATTAACTCATTTATTCGTAAAGAGACAGAGGATGACCAATCGCTTGGTGATGATCTGCCTGTCTTCCCGGGTAAGGACAAGGTTGAGGAATTAGTTGAGGATTTCGAAACCACTGTGGCGCGTCTTCTGAGAAGGCAGCGTAAAAGGTATTTAGATTTACTGAGCTCATTTGTTGCTAAAGATGATGGGGAAACGCTTCAAGCCATACTCTCGTACCTGCAGAGTGAATTTTTTGATGCAGATTTGTTTGCTGCAGAACTAGCAGAAGAGGCTTCTCGTTTCCTTCAGATGACTATAGAGGAGTTCGCTGGTGTAATTATGGATGCCATTGATCAAGACATACAGTTTGAAGTGCTTTCTTCCCGATCAACCACATGGATTGAGGAATGGTCGGAACAATTAGGAGAATTAATGCAGACCTCCAGTCAGAAATCAGTCGAAAAGATCTTTGTAGAGGGAATAAAAGAGGGTCATGGAATTGGCAAAATTGAGTCTGAACTTGCGGAGCTTCCTGATTTCAGTCGTGATAGGGCAAGGAAAACAGCTATAACAGAAGTCCTAACGGCCTCATCGGTTGCTCATCAAGAGAGTTTCAGTCAATCTCCTGCAGTTACAGGCAAGCGTTGGAAGCATAGCGGTGTGAAAAGCATTACGCCAAGACAGAATCATATGGCCCTCGATGGAACAGTTGTAGGAGTAGACGAGGATTTTGAGATTCCTGATAGCGGTGAGTTTGCTCAGCATCCTAGAGATACTAGGCTGAGTGCTAAAGAACGTATAAGTTGTCATTGTGTCCTTGGTCCCGAAGTGGATGAGGACATTTTTGGATTGAGCAAAGAAGAAAAAGAAGAGATACGACGTCAGGCTCTCGAAGAGCTTGGCGTCTCTTAA
- a CDS encoding phage regulatory protein/antirepressor Ant, with protein sequence MTQLVFIESNRVVTDSLTIAESFGKSHDKVMRDIRNLECSPGFSLANFGESTYENERGRTYKRYLITQDGFSFLVFGYTGSAAAAFKERYIAEFNRMRGQLQQANVGSYMIEDPIERAKRWIQEQEEKREIEQRAALYEEKANYVDDILKSKATVTTTQIAKDYGMSAMQLNRILKEERIQFKQKGQWLLYAKYHNKGYTKSRTVDIQRSDGRDEVVMNTQWTQSGRLFIHRILERRGKIALIEQELQYG encoded by the coding sequence ATGACTCAGTTAGTGTTTATTGAAAGCAATCGAGTGGTTACGGACAGCTTGACCATAGCAGAGTCATTTGGTAAATCGCATGACAAGGTTATGAGGGATATTCGTAACCTTGAATGCAGTCCCGGATTCTCACTCGCCAATTTTGGAGAGTCAACTTATGAAAATGAAAGAGGCCGCACGTATAAGAGATACCTCATCACGCAAGATGGGTTCTCCTTCCTAGTATTCGGATATACCGGGAGTGCGGCAGCTGCATTTAAAGAAAGATACATTGCTGAGTTTAATAGAATGCGTGGCCAGCTGCAACAAGCAAATGTTGGGTCCTATATGATTGAGGATCCTATTGAAAGAGCAAAGCGCTGGATCCAGGAACAAGAGGAAAAGCGAGAGATTGAACAGAGGGCAGCACTCTATGAGGAAAAGGCTAATTATGTTGATGACATCCTCAAGTCCAAAGCCACTGTTACAACAACGCAGATAGCCAAGGATTATGGCATGTCGGCTATGCAGCTGAACAGAATACTCAAAGAAGAGCGTATTCAATTTAAACAGAAGGGCCAATGGCTGCTTTATGCTAAATACCATAACAAAGGATATACAAAGTCTAGGACTGTTGACATACAGCGCTCAGATGGTCGTGACGAGGTCGTTATGAATACTCAATGGACGCAATCTGGCAGACTTTTCATCCATCGTATTTTAGAGCGCAGAGGTAAGATTGCATTAATTGAACAGGAGCTGCAGTACGGATGA
- a CDS encoding YqbF domain-containing protein: MFEVTLDPKKGKSFDVGGTIFKAGVPRSVSDDLGEYLKGNEFFLVSRSDSDNFKDHGTHTKNEGNQTPSGENGENNPPGSYTEKDLLKLKQAEQEGIIQSLNGDPGQAKNAQERVALILKLQEIAQEAGLE, encoded by the coding sequence ATGTTTGAAGTCACGTTAGATCCTAAAAAGGGTAAGTCATTTGACGTGGGGGGGACTATCTTTAAAGCTGGTGTCCCTCGTTCTGTCTCAGATGATTTAGGGGAGTATCTTAAAGGGAACGAGTTCTTTCTGGTCTCGCGTTCAGATTCTGATAATTTTAAGGATCATGGAACGCACACCAAGAATGAGGGTAATCAAACTCCTTCTGGTGAGAATGGAGAAAACAATCCTCCTGGATCGTATACCGAGAAAGACTTATTGAAGTTAAAACAAGCTGAACAAGAGGGAATCATTCAATCTCTGAACGGTGATCCTGGTCAAGCGAAAAACGCTCAAGAGCGTGTTGCTTTAATCCTCAAGTTGCAGGAGATCGCACAAGAAGCGGGTCTTGAGTAA
- a CDS encoding phage major capsid protein has protein sequence MTNQQIIEKAAMTLSSLQTGGLMNPTQASKFIRMIQDTPTILKDSRVIPMDHDTQKIEKIGFGQRILRPGAEGVPLSEDQKAVPTTSTVNLNAKEVIAEINITYDTLENNIEKESLKDTLMQQIVERAAVDIEELLVNGDKSSSDPFLAQINGIRKNAVSHIVDAQLEPISRGIFKRGYKAIPAKYIRVPQEFRFYTSPSNSIEWMDRVADRQTNLGDSAVQGGRSTAFGVPVQGIATMQPYEINDGEADISDIILTHPKNIITGFSRNIRIEVDKDIRARKFIIVLTAKLDSVFEEEDAVSKIVNVKEM, from the coding sequence ATGACTAATCAACAAATTATTGAGAAAGCGGCTATGACGCTGAGTTCTCTCCAAACGGGTGGACTAATGAATCCGACTCAAGCGAGTAAATTCATTAGAATGATCCAAGACACACCAACAATTCTAAAAGACTCACGTGTTATCCCTATGGATCATGACACACAAAAGATTGAGAAGATTGGGTTTGGACAGCGGATCCTTCGTCCTGGTGCTGAAGGAGTGCCACTATCTGAAGATCAAAAGGCAGTGCCAACCACCAGTACAGTAAATCTTAACGCAAAAGAAGTTATTGCTGAGATTAATATTACCTATGACACGCTAGAAAATAACATTGAGAAAGAGAGTTTAAAAGATACTCTCATGCAGCAAATCGTTGAACGTGCTGCCGTTGATATTGAAGAGTTATTGGTAAATGGAGATAAAAGTTCTAGCGACCCTTTCCTAGCTCAAATTAATGGCATCCGAAAAAATGCGGTGTCCCATATCGTTGATGCTCAGTTAGAGCCAATTAGTAGAGGGATTTTCAAGCGTGGTTACAAAGCTATCCCAGCTAAGTACATTCGCGTTCCTCAAGAGTTCCGATTCTATACTTCTCCAAGTAATTCTATTGAGTGGATGGATAGAGTCGCTGACCGTCAAACTAATTTAGGAGATTCTGCAGTACAAGGTGGACGTTCAACTGCATTTGGTGTTCCTGTTCAAGGTATCGCAACTATGCAACCTTACGAGATCAATGATGGAGAAGCGGATATTTCAGATATTATCTTGACACATCCGAAAAACATCATCACTGGGTTCTCTCGTAACATTCGTATTGAAGTAGATAAAGACATCCGTGCTCGTAAATTTATCATTGTGCTTACTGCTAAATTGGACAGTGTATTCGAGGAAGAGGATGCTGTTTCAAAAATTGTTAACGTGAAGGAGATGTAA
- a CDS encoding YopX family protein: MNIKAFDPDREEMYGDGMMYGKEELMDDSLSIRFEHFECDEPVFMYGSGVHDKNEKEIFSDDIYKDSLGRVYHVKFDLDRVGFHPFATDDGCGCCSDEYVAEPERGEVIGNVHQHPHLLEKANE, from the coding sequence ATGAATATTAAAGCATTCGATCCAGATCGTGAAGAAATGTATGGAGATGGCATGATGTACGGGAAAGAAGAGCTTATGGATGACAGCTTAAGCATTCGTTTTGAGCACTTTGAGTGTGATGAGCCAGTCTTCATGTACGGATCCGGAGTTCACGATAAAAATGAAAAAGAGATTTTTTCAGATGACATTTATAAAGACTCTCTCGGTCGTGTTTATCACGTGAAATTTGATTTAGACAGAGTGGGTTTCCATCCATTTGCTACGGACGATGGATGCGGTTGTTGCTCGGATGAATATGTAGCAGAGCCTGAACGTGGAGAAGTGATTGGTAACGTCCATCAGCATCCGCACCTACTGGAGAAAGCCAATGAGTGA
- a CDS encoding sigma factor-like helix-turn-helix DNA-binding protein, whose product MDPSILENYARTVEPLEEEPVQELSEGDKLRIEDALSVLTEIEKDVFLMYHVQQLSMEQIAQYRNVKKTSVQNQLERSKKKIKEQTSCSLFAFAV is encoded by the coding sequence ATGGATCCTAGCATTCTTGAGAACTATGCAAGAACGGTTGAGCCGTTGGAGGAAGAACCAGTTCAGGAGTTATCTGAAGGGGACAAGCTGCGTATAGAGGATGCCTTGTCAGTATTAACCGAGATCGAAAAAGATGTATTTCTCATGTATCACGTGCAGCAATTATCTATGGAGCAGATTGCTCAGTACAGGAACGTGAAAAAAACGTCGGTTCAAAACCAGTTAGAGCGGTCAAAAAAGAAAATAAAAGAACAGACTTCATGCAGCCTTTTTGCCTTCGCGGTATAA
- a CDS encoding YfbU family protein, with protein MKLNKQERLILINQYLILEKLDPSNAGDLARYREALEMGYSRHYAEPPNASLHEEMSLERCDLVIEILNMYRNLIFSSQKLNNGKSDVKFSGFDGNEASENDMLIYADYYVRDLSRFKEIEENLENENSFNSHFPMLETYKNMLEVYRGKLARNKFGNLSEDDIKEIERA; from the coding sequence ATGAAATTAAACAAGCAGGAAAGGTTAATATTAATAAATCAATATCTAATTTTGGAGAAGCTAGATCCTTCTAACGCTGGTGATTTGGCGCGTTATAGAGAGGCTTTAGAAATGGGTTATTCAAGGCATTATGCAGAACCACCGAATGCAAGCTTACATGAGGAAATGTCCTTGGAAAGATGTGATTTAGTAATTGAGATCTTAAATATGTATAGAAACTTAATTTTCTCATCCCAGAAATTGAACAATGGAAAGAGTGATGTCAAGTTTTCTGGTTTTGATGGAAACGAGGCTTCTGAAAACGATATGTTAATTTACGCGGATTACTATGTTAGGGATCTAAGTAGGTTCAAAGAAATAGAGGAAAATTTGGAGAATGAGAACTCTTTTAATAGTCATTTCCCGATGTTAGAGACTTATAAAAACATGCTAGAAGTTTACAGGGGGAAATTAGCTCGTAATAAATTTGGGAATCTATCTGAAGACGATATTAAAGAAATAGAAAGAGCTTAA
- a CDS encoding UPF0489 family protein: MRNVLDIDMDFFLKEIPYSIPAGEKRVDDEYYPPWEEKDFRNFLEENCLLSKEKPTRGKIIKHHDEAFHLFKEKIELGQLAKPFRLTHIDGHSDLGLGDSGWVYISQDLTKYPIAERINNLKLSEVKYSNYVAYLLALGWVSEVDFITPPDFNFEDFFVLYAKDLNEHTGFFEFKHYGKEYSSMEIIDRAEALLPTTKDPLIPFKYTEGDDYCAEDKPDFVVFCQSPNYTPKTADYMLDVIKEYIIIE, encoded by the coding sequence TTGAGGAATGTATTAGACATTGATATGGATTTCTTTTTGAAAGAGATACCTTATTCAATTCCAGCGGGTGAAAAAAGGGTTGATGATGAGTATTATCCTCCTTGGGAAGAAAAAGATTTTAGAAATTTCCTCGAAGAGAATTGTCTTTTATCAAAGGAGAAACCTACGCGAGGGAAAATAATTAAACATCATGACGAAGCCTTTCATCTCTTTAAAGAAAAAATAGAACTGGGTCAGTTAGCTAAGCCATTTCGGTTAACTCATATTGATGGTCATTCAGATTTAGGGTTAGGCGACTCTGGTTGGGTATACATATCACAAGATCTTACTAAATATCCTATTGCAGAGAGAATAAATAATCTTAAACTTTCTGAAGTTAAATACTCAAATTACGTCGCTTACTTATTGGCACTAGGATGGGTCTCTGAAGTTGATTTCATTACCCCTCCTGACTTTAATTTTGAAGACTTCTTTGTACTCTATGCGAAAGATTTAAATGAACATACTGGTTTTTTTGAATTCAAACATTATGGTAAAGAGTATTCTTCTATGGAGATAATTGATCGAGCAGAAGCACTCTTACCCACTACAAAAGATCCATTAATACCTTTTAAATATACTGAAGGGGATGATTACTGCGCAGAAGATAAGCCAGATTTCGTTGTATTTTGCCAATCTCCAAATTATACCCCAAAGACCGCTGATTATATGCTCGATGTTATTAAAGAATACATCATAATTGAATAA
- a CDS encoding DUF3199 family protein translates to MLVTPEDVRAYSVFAKVKKRADEQLSNDILEATVEVENIVGHDFSDKELYDPLPHKVKLALCKLAQFYALYNSDESLTKGYKSERFENYSYTLADGETIRKPDLSILLRDYIVLPIPVENKPRFRMRPL, encoded by the coding sequence ATGTTGGTTACTCCAGAGGACGTTCGAGCATACTCAGTGTTTGCGAAGGTTAAGAAAAGAGCAGATGAGCAGCTTAGTAACGATATTCTTGAAGCAACCGTTGAGGTGGAGAACATTGTTGGCCATGATTTCTCAGATAAAGAGTTGTATGATCCGCTTCCTCATAAGGTGAAGCTTGCTCTTTGTAAGTTGGCTCAGTTTTATGCGCTGTATAATTCTGATGAATCTCTCACAAAAGGCTATAAATCTGAGAGATTCGAAAACTATTCGTACACGCTAGCGGATGGGGAAACTATCAGAAAGCCGGATCTATCAATCTTGCTGCGCGATTATATCGTTCTACCTATTCCAGTAGAGAATAAACCTAGATTCAGGATGCGTCCATTATGA
- a CDS encoding phage portal protein — protein MSKVGARVIKSTVSGSSKQMYEDEFEGLYDLGIIEPPYSFKELKNIAEYSSILQQCIDAYKTNIVGFGFQPAYTFDFNADDVSSEKKKQAEDEWVRLEEFIKYQNLDESSEIEYGYMLEDREKTGNGFLEVIRDGLNVPAEVAYMDVKYTRVCKKTIRTQVQTQIMQNGKPVTVTRWRTFRKYAQMINGKTVYFKEFGDERVMDMRTGEFDENTPETFRATEVIHFKIGSGTYGVPRWIGHLLSAYGARKAEELNYLYFKNGRHIPAAILVENGQLTDEAYKNLQDYMNDLQGSDNAHKFLLLEVDGVTEDDSLKSDGDKKSNVKVEIKSLAEMVQKDALFLEYDATHRSKFRSSFRLPPLYTGEADEYNKATADTARKITEEQVFQPERNAIAGKLNTLFLPAIEINLAKITLKGPDFRDPLEIAKVLMPFVNALAIAPNDLRDILGKVLGKTLEEFPEELYNRPVARNSQGSVTPSLLPLQKSNGSQQQNELVSILKDVRDLLEDVKNG, from the coding sequence TTGAGTAAAGTTGGTGCAAGAGTAATTAAATCAACGGTCAGTGGTTCGTCAAAGCAGATGTACGAGGATGAATTCGAGGGTCTATACGATCTAGGCATCATTGAACCACCTTACAGTTTTAAAGAATTAAAGAATATAGCGGAGTATTCTTCAATCCTGCAGCAGTGCATCGATGCGTATAAGACAAATATAGTTGGATTTGGTTTCCAACCAGCATATACTTTTGACTTTAACGCCGATGATGTTTCATCCGAAAAGAAAAAACAAGCTGAGGATGAGTGGGTGAGACTTGAGGAGTTCATCAAATATCAAAATTTAGATGAGAGCTCCGAAATAGAATACGGATACATGCTAGAAGATCGAGAAAAGACCGGAAATGGATTTCTCGAAGTGATTCGAGATGGATTGAATGTACCTGCAGAGGTCGCCTATATGGATGTTAAGTATACGAGAGTCTGTAAGAAAACCATTCGGACTCAAGTTCAGACGCAGATTATGCAAAATGGCAAACCGGTTACTGTAACAAGGTGGCGTACATTTAGAAAATATGCTCAAATGATCAATGGTAAAACAGTGTATTTTAAAGAATTTGGCGATGAACGAGTGATGGATATGCGCACTGGAGAATTTGATGAGAACACTCCTGAAACGTTCAGAGCAACTGAAGTTATACATTTTAAAATAGGAAGCGGCACTTATGGTGTGCCGAGATGGATCGGTCATCTATTAAGTGCATATGGAGCTCGTAAGGCAGAGGAATTAAATTACCTTTACTTTAAGAACGGGCGACACATTCCTGCTGCAATCCTTGTTGAAAATGGACAGTTAACGGATGAGGCATATAAGAATCTTCAAGATTATATGAATGATCTGCAAGGCAGTGATAACGCACATAAGTTTTTATTGTTAGAAGTTGATGGAGTAACAGAGGATGATAGTCTGAAATCTGATGGTGACAAAAAATCAAATGTGAAAGTTGAGATAAAAAGTCTGGCTGAGATGGTACAGAAAGATGCTTTATTTCTTGAATATGATGCAACTCATCGTAGCAAGTTTCGTTCATCCTTTCGCTTGCCTCCTCTCTACACCGGTGAGGCAGATGAATACAATAAAGCGACAGCTGATACCGCTCGGAAAATTACTGAAGAACAGGTGTTTCAACCTGAGCGAAATGCTATTGCAGGTAAATTGAACACACTCTTTTTACCTGCAATAGAGATAAATTTAGCAAAAATTACGCTTAAAGGCCCTGATTTTCGTGATCCGCTTGAAATTGCAAAGGTGCTCATGCCTTTTGTTAATGCACTTGCAATTGCACCGAACGACTTAAGAGACATTTTAGGCAAAGTGCTTGGAAAAACATTAGAAGAGTTTCCAGAGGAGTTATACAATCGTCCGGTGGCTAGGAATAGTCAAGGGTCTGTCACACCAAGTCTGCTGCCATTGCAAAAATCTAATGGATCTCAGCAGCAGAATGAGTTGGTCTCCATATTGAAGGATGTAAGGGACCTTCTTGAGGATGTCAAAAATGGCTAA